One Frankia alni ACN14a DNA window includes the following coding sequences:
- a CDS encoding flavin reductase family protein, with amino-acid sequence MTEPSVFHEAVSAISYPMVIVTAAAPDGERSGCLVGFHTQCSIEPARYLLCISQANHTHRIALAASHLAVHLLDEADEGLATLFGEQTGDEIDKFARCAWRQGPFGLPVLMQPRAWFAGPVHTRVGVGDHTAFVLEPVDGAAGRPFTQLGFQQVRDMQPGHPA; translated from the coding sequence ATGACCGAGCCCAGCGTGTTTCACGAGGCCGTGAGTGCGATCAGCTACCCGATGGTGATCGTGACCGCGGCGGCGCCGGACGGGGAGCGCAGCGGCTGCCTCGTCGGCTTCCACACCCAGTGCAGCATCGAGCCGGCGCGGTACCTGCTGTGCATCTCGCAGGCCAACCACACCCACCGGATCGCCCTGGCGGCCAGTCACCTCGCCGTCCACCTCCTCGACGAGGCCGACGAGGGGCTCGCGACGCTGTTCGGCGAACAGACCGGGGACGAGATCGACAAGTTCGCGCGCTGCGCCTGGCGACAGGGCCCGTTCGGACTGCCCGTCCTCATGCAGCCGCGCGCGTGGTTCGCCGGCCCCGTGCACACCCGGGTCGGCGTCGGTGACCACACGGCGTTCGTTCTCGAACCGGTCGACGGTGCGGCCGGCAGGCCGTTCACCCAGCTCGGCTTCCAACAGGTCCGGGACATGCAGCCGGGCCATCCCGCCTGA
- the ligD gene encoding non-homologous end-joining DNA ligase — protein MGSDDAGGDHARGSRLAEYRSRRHSGRTPEPDVSPLADAGDDGGRRTPRSQERPTSPAPPPPDHTGDDQNGRGDRFVIHEHHARRLHWDVRLERDGVLVSWAVPRGLPTDSRRNHLAVRTEDHPLAYADFAGTIPKGEYGAGEVSVWDRGRYRLESWSAEKVKVTLLGERVQGRYAFFATGRAHGGGTGSDQRSDRGDRNWMVHRMDPRGDTDPGGTDPDGTGQPRRAGRPARTDPARSPDLPGGTESRDSMDPPGDPERTPMPGRMAPMLAVPAAAPPEGDDWAYEVKWDGVRALAFVDGGRPRLRSRSGHDVTDVFPELHTLGPAFGATQVILDGEIVAFGPAGTPDFELLSHRVHIATPAIARRAAATIPVRYLVFDLLFLDGHSLLAWPYSGRRALLADLADRGRLRISEELVGTGDEVVAASAAAGLEGVVAKRRSSPYQPGRRSVDWVKVRHVRRQSVLVGGWEPGTGRRADRIGALLVGVATPAGPRYAGQVGTGFSEATLDRLAALLAPLRRSDPPLRDVPAEVARGAVWVDPELIAEVEFTSWTTDGRLRHPSFQGLRIDISPADTARMEET, from the coding sequence ATGGGCAGTGACGACGCCGGTGGCGACCACGCGCGAGGGTCTCGGCTGGCCGAGTACCGGTCTCGCCGGCACAGCGGGCGCACCCCCGAACCGGACGTGTCACCCCTCGCCGATGCGGGCGACGATGGCGGCCGGCGTACCCCCCGTTCGCAGGAGCGCCCGACCTCCCCCGCACCCCCGCCGCCCGATCACACGGGAGACGACCAGAACGGCCGCGGCGACCGGTTCGTGATCCACGAGCACCACGCCCGCCGGCTGCACTGGGATGTCCGCCTGGAACGGGACGGGGTCCTGGTCAGTTGGGCGGTGCCCCGCGGATTGCCGACGGATTCCCGCAGGAACCATCTGGCCGTCCGCACCGAGGATCATCCCCTCGCCTACGCCGACTTCGCCGGGACCATCCCGAAGGGGGAGTACGGCGCCGGTGAGGTGAGTGTCTGGGACCGTGGCCGCTACCGGCTGGAGTCCTGGTCGGCGGAGAAGGTCAAGGTGACGCTGCTCGGCGAGCGGGTCCAGGGACGTTACGCGTTCTTCGCCACCGGACGCGCCCACGGCGGGGGGACCGGATCGGACCAGAGGTCGGACCGGGGGGACCGAAACTGGATGGTTCACCGGATGGACCCGCGGGGCGACACGGACCCAGGCGGCACGGATCCAGACGGCACGGGCCAGCCACGCCGCGCGGGCCGGCCGGCCCGCACAGACCCGGCGCGCAGCCCGGACCTGCCGGGGGGTACGGAATCGCGGGACAGCATGGACCCGCCGGGCGACCCCGAACGCACGCCGATGCCGGGCCGGATGGCACCGATGCTCGCCGTTCCCGCCGCCGCACCGCCGGAGGGGGACGACTGGGCCTACGAGGTCAAGTGGGACGGGGTACGGGCACTCGCCTTCGTCGACGGCGGCCGGCCCAGGCTGCGCAGCCGCTCGGGGCACGACGTCACCGACGTCTTCCCCGAGCTGCACACGCTCGGCCCGGCGTTCGGCGCCACCCAGGTGATCCTCGACGGGGAGATCGTCGCCTTCGGCCCGGCGGGTACGCCCGACTTCGAGTTGCTCAGCCACCGGGTACACATCGCGACGCCGGCCATCGCGCGTCGTGCCGCGGCGACGATTCCCGTCCGGTACCTGGTGTTCGACCTGCTGTTCCTCGACGGGCACTCGCTCCTCGCATGGCCCTACTCCGGGCGGCGGGCGCTGCTGGCCGACCTCGCCGACCGCGGGCGGCTGCGCATCTCCGAGGAACTGGTCGGTACGGGCGACGAGGTCGTGGCGGCGAGCGCCGCCGCCGGCCTGGAGGGGGTCGTGGCCAAACGGCGCAGTTCCCCCTACCAGCCCGGTCGGCGGTCGGTGGACTGGGTGAAGGTGCGGCATGTCCGACGGCAGAGTGTGCTCGTCGGCGGGTGGGAGCCCGGCACCGGTCGGCGCGCCGACCGGATAGGGGCCCTGCTCGTCGGTGTCGCCACGCCGGCCGGCCCCCGCTACGCCGGGCAGGTCGGCACCGGCTTCAGCGAAGCGACGCTCGACCGGCTGGCCGCGTTGCTGGCGCCGTTGCGCCGCTCGGACCCTCCGCTTCGGGATGTCCCCGCCGAGGTCGCTCGCGGCGCCGTCTGGGTGGATCCCGAGTTGATCGCCGAGGTCGAGTTCACCTCGTGGACGACGGACGGCCGGCTACGTCACCCGTCCTTCCAAGGGCTGCGCATCGACATCTCCCCCGCCGACACCGCCCGTATGGAGGAGACCTGA
- a CDS encoding antibiotic biosynthesis monooxygenase family protein produces MGAGEAAVRVMLWAVDPPDDPGAVERAYHAISSKLVGTPGLLGNTLQRSAADPSRYVVVSVWSGVTEFSAWEQGANHRGTTSPLRPLQDPERRPAIYTEVAAYGPQGPFSEAPAG; encoded by the coding sequence GTGGGAGCCGGCGAGGCGGCGGTCCGGGTGATGCTCTGGGCGGTCGATCCGCCCGACGACCCCGGGGCGGTGGAACGCGCCTACCATGCGATCAGCTCCAAGCTGGTCGGCACTCCGGGACTGCTCGGCAACACGCTGCAGCGTTCGGCGGCGGACCCGTCCCGGTACGTCGTGGTGAGCGTCTGGTCGGGCGTGACCGAGTTCAGCGCCTGGGAGCAGGGGGCGAACCACCGCGGGACGACCTCCCCGCTGCGGCCGCTGCAGGATCCCGAGCGCCGCCCGGCGATCTACACCGAGGTCGCCGCGTATGGCCCGCAGGGGCCGTTCAGCGAGGCACCCGCGGGCTGA
- a CDS encoding antibiotic biosynthesis monooxygenase family protein, which produces MASTPPFRIMLTMRIHPGREAEFEQTWLRIGDAVTSHPANLGQWLIRSEDEPSTYFITSDWVDEAQFREFETSERHLEHRKALHPLRASGSMATGSVLTHLAGAASLPVPAAG; this is translated from the coding sequence ATGGCATCGACCCCGCCCTTCCGGATCATGCTGACCATGCGGATCCACCCCGGCCGCGAGGCCGAGTTCGAGCAGACCTGGCTGCGCATCGGCGACGCGGTGACCTCTCACCCCGCCAATCTGGGCCAGTGGCTGATCCGTTCGGAGGACGAGCCGAGCACGTACTTCATCACCAGCGACTGGGTCGACGAGGCGCAGTTCCGCGAGTTCGAGACGAGCGAGCGGCACCTGGAGCACCGCAAGGCGCTGCACCCGCTGCGCGCCAGCGGCTCGATGGCCACCGGCAGCGTCCTGACCCACCTGGCCGGCGCGGCGTCCCTGCCGGTGCCGGCGGCCGGCTAG
- a CDS encoding SDR family NAD(P)-dependent oxidoreductase, translated as MFPDLAGRRALVTGGTRGIGRAVVLGLARAGATVVVGHQRQTEEAESLRRELKDTGGDHLLVQADVADPAQITELIEATGTHLGGLDIVVNSVGTISHIPYADLPLDAWTQVLATNLTATHLVTQGALPLLGESGSVVNIGSGAGVVGVPLRAHYTAAKTGLIGLTRSLSKELGSRGIRVNLVSPGVIETDQAAGMPEAARTAYTNRIPLGRLGEADEVAAVVLFLASDVSSYVNGATFTVDGGI; from the coding sequence ATGTTCCCAGACCTGGCCGGGCGACGCGCCCTGGTCACCGGTGGCACCCGCGGCATCGGCCGGGCCGTCGTGCTCGGCCTGGCCCGGGCCGGAGCGACGGTCGTCGTCGGCCACCAGCGCCAGACGGAGGAGGCCGAGAGCCTGCGCCGCGAGCTGAAGGACACCGGCGGCGACCACCTGCTCGTCCAGGCGGACGTGGCCGACCCGGCCCAGATCACCGAGCTCATCGAGGCCACCGGCACGCACCTCGGCGGCCTCGACATCGTGGTCAACAGCGTCGGGACGATCAGCCACATCCCCTACGCGGACCTGCCGCTGGACGCCTGGACGCAGGTGCTCGCCACCAACCTCACCGCCACCCACCTGGTCACCCAGGGCGCGCTGCCGCTGCTCGGCGAGTCCGGTTCGGTGGTCAACATCGGGTCGGGCGCCGGCGTCGTCGGCGTGCCGCTGCGGGCGCACTACACCGCGGCGAAGACCGGCCTGATCGGGCTGACCCGCTCGCTGTCCAAGGAGCTCGGCTCCCGCGGCATCCGGGTCAACCTGGTCTCGCCGGGCGTCATCGAGACCGACCAGGCCGCCGGCATGCCCGAGGCCGCCCGAACGGCCTACACCAACCGCATCCCGCTCGGCCGTCTCGGCGAGGCCGACGAGGTCGCCGCGGTCGTCCTGTTCCTGGCCAGCGACGTGTCGTCCTACGTCAACGGCGCCACCTTCACGGTCGACGGAGGAATCTGA
- a CDS encoding beta-ketoacyl synthase N-terminal-like domain-containing protein: MSAPVDTAAAATLTATTPTAAATAVRPVVTGLGVIAPSGLGVEQYWASTLRGELRVAPISRFDPARYSARLAGEVGGFEPEEHVDKRYIVQTDRWTWFGMAASRLALADAAYDPADHDPYATAVVFGSGSGGNDFGQRELQRLWTRGRTAVSVYQSIAWFYAATTGQTSIRHGLKGPSGVVVSDGAGGLDSLAQARRVIRRGTSTVLAGGAESGLTPYGLTCHLSSGRVSTAAAAADGYKPFDIRANGYLPGEGGATLVVEHPAAAASRGAPHVYGEIAGYAATHDAADHARPAADGRWLATAMRRALADAGVTPDDVDVVFADGAGSPDLDAQEAAAIRDVFGDRAVPVTAPQGLVGRLCAGGSALSVATALLSIRDGVIPAVGNLDTPDPGYGLDLVQAPRRVPVRVALVNARGYGGFNSSLVVRAVDPA, from the coding sequence GTGAGCGCCCCAGTGGACACCGCCGCCGCCGCCACCCTCACCGCCACCACCCCCACCGCCGCCGCTACCGCGGTCCGGCCGGTCGTCACCGGCCTGGGGGTCATCGCCCCCAGCGGCCTGGGAGTCGAGCAGTACTGGGCGTCGACCCTGCGCGGGGAGCTGCGCGTCGCCCCGATCAGCCGCTTCGACCCGGCTCGCTACTCCGCCCGGCTCGCCGGCGAGGTCGGCGGGTTCGAGCCGGAGGAGCACGTCGACAAGCGGTACATCGTCCAGACCGACCGGTGGACCTGGTTCGGGATGGCCGCCTCCCGGCTGGCTCTGGCCGACGCCGCCTACGACCCGGCCGACCACGACCCGTACGCCACCGCGGTCGTGTTCGGCAGCGGCTCCGGCGGCAACGACTTCGGTCAGCGGGAGCTGCAGCGGCTGTGGACCCGCGGGCGGACCGCGGTGAGCGTCTACCAGTCGATCGCCTGGTTCTACGCGGCGACGACCGGTCAGACGTCGATCCGTCATGGCCTGAAGGGGCCATCCGGAGTCGTGGTCAGCGACGGTGCCGGCGGCCTGGACAGTCTTGCCCAGGCCAGACGGGTCATCCGCCGCGGCACGTCGACGGTGCTGGCGGGGGGCGCCGAATCGGGCCTGACGCCGTACGGGCTCACCTGCCATCTCAGCAGCGGCCGGGTCAGCACCGCCGCCGCGGCGGCGGACGGCTACAAGCCGTTCGACATCCGGGCGAACGGCTACCTGCCGGGGGAGGGCGGCGCGACCCTGGTCGTCGAGCATCCGGCGGCGGCGGCGTCCCGCGGCGCCCCGCACGTCTACGGGGAGATCGCGGGATACGCCGCGACGCACGACGCCGCCGACCACGCCCGCCCGGCAGCGGACGGTCGCTGGCTGGCCACCGCGATGCGCCGCGCCCTGGCCGACGCGGGCGTCACCCCGGACGACGTGGACGTGGTGTTCGCCGACGGCGCCGGCTCCCCGGACCTCGACGCCCAGGAGGCGGCGGCGATCCGGGACGTGTTCGGCGACCGCGCGGTGCCGGTGACGGCGCCGCAGGGCCTCGTCGGCCGGTTGTGCGCCGGCGGCTCGGCGCTGTCGGTGGCGACGGCGCTGCTGTCGATCCGGGACGGCGTCATCCCCGCGGTAGGCAACCTCGACACCCCCGACCCGGGCTACGGCCTGGATCTGGTGCAGGCCCCCCGGCGGGTCCCCGTCCGGGTGGCGCTGGTCAACGCCCGCGGCTACGGCGGCTTCAACAGCAGCCTCGTCGTGCGCGCCGTCGACCCCGCCTGA
- a CDS encoding beta-ketoacyl-[acyl-carrier-protein] synthase family protein: protein MSAPRRTAVTGIGVVAPGGVNRKEFWTLLTDGRTATRRLSFFDPSQFRSQVAAECDFDPAAAGLTARQIARNDRFVQFALAAALEAVEDSGLDLRPAGAGGLGDEGGDGPIIGVSMGSAVGATTRLENEYVVVSDSGRHWEVDPHYASSFLYHALVPSCLATELACRFGTHGPASVVSTGCTSGIDAVGYGAQLIADGEADIVIAGASDAPLSPISVACFDAIRATSARNDDPEHASRPFDASRDGFVMGEGSAVLILEELSSARARGAHIYCEVGGYASRSNAFHMTGLRPDGVEMAEAIRVAMDAARVGADDIDYINAHGSGTKQNDRHETAAFKRSLGQRAYEVPVSSIKSMVGHSLGAIGSLEIAACALAIENDVVPPTANWATRDPACDLDYVPNIARDHTVDVALSVGSGFGGFQSAIVLSTPNR, encoded by the coding sequence GTGAGCGCACCGAGGAGGACCGCGGTCACCGGCATCGGGGTGGTCGCCCCGGGCGGGGTGAACCGCAAGGAGTTCTGGACGCTGCTGACCGACGGACGCACGGCGACCCGGCGGCTGTCGTTCTTCGACCCGTCGCAGTTCCGCTCCCAGGTCGCCGCCGAATGCGACTTCGATCCGGCGGCGGCCGGGCTGACCGCCCGGCAGATCGCCCGCAACGACCGCTTCGTGCAGTTCGCGCTCGCCGCGGCGCTGGAGGCGGTCGAGGACAGCGGCCTGGACCTGCGCCCGGCCGGCGCCGGCGGCCTCGGCGACGAGGGCGGGGACGGCCCGATCATCGGCGTCAGCATGGGCAGTGCGGTCGGCGCGACGACCCGGCTGGAGAACGAGTACGTCGTCGTCTCCGACTCGGGCCGCCACTGGGAGGTCGACCCGCACTACGCCAGCTCCTTCCTGTACCACGCACTCGTCCCGAGCTGCCTGGCCACGGAGCTCGCCTGCCGCTTCGGCACGCACGGCCCGGCGTCGGTGGTGTCCACCGGCTGCACCTCCGGCATCGACGCGGTCGGCTACGGCGCGCAGCTCATCGCCGACGGTGAGGCGGACATCGTGATCGCCGGCGCCTCCGACGCGCCACTGTCGCCGATCTCGGTGGCCTGCTTCGACGCGATCCGGGCGACCTCGGCGCGCAACGACGACCCGGAACACGCCTCCCGCCCCTTCGACGCCAGCCGCGACGGCTTCGTGATGGGGGAGGGCTCGGCCGTGCTCATCCTCGAGGAGCTGTCGTCCGCGCGGGCCCGGGGGGCGCACATCTACTGCGAGGTCGGCGGCTACGCCTCGCGGTCCAACGCCTTCCACATGACCGGCCTGCGTCCCGACGGCGTCGAGATGGCCGAGGCGATCCGGGTCGCGATGGACGCGGCGCGGGTCGGCGCGGACGACATCGACTACATCAACGCGCACGGCTCGGGCACCAAGCAGAACGACCGGCACGAGACGGCGGCCTTCAAGCGCTCGCTCGGCCAGCGCGCGTACGAGGTCCCGGTCAGCTCGATCAAGTCGATGGTGGGCCACTCCCTCGGCGCGATCGGCTCCCTGGAGATCGCCGCCTGCGCCCTGGCCATCGAGAACGACGTGGTCCCGCCCACCGCCAACTGGGCCACCCGCGATCCGGCGTGCGACCTCGACTACGTGCCGAACATCGCCCGTGATCACACCGTGGACGTGGCCCTGTCGGTGGGCAGCGGTTTCGGCGGGTTCCAGTCCGCGATCGTCCTGTCGACGCCGAACCGGTGA
- a CDS encoding cupin domain-containing protein: MAAPVTTTPKVLCIHDIAPNRRRGGDIRALLSPATVGSTTGFLGTLTLEPGEVVTEHWHPYSEEFLYCVRGLVTARLDGEHQVLGADHGVCIPIGMRHRIVNTGDETAFLVFHLSPLAPRPDLGHVDTEAVLNPDAPHAPIIQSGPHAHTVTVTADTADTADTAHIADALSAGARR, encoded by the coding sequence ATGGCAGCTCCAGTGACGACGACCCCGAAGGTTCTCTGCATCCACGACATCGCGCCCAACCGGCGCCGCGGCGGGGACATCCGTGCCCTGCTCTCCCCGGCGACCGTCGGCTCGACCACCGGCTTCCTCGGCACGCTCACCCTCGAGCCCGGCGAGGTCGTCACCGAGCACTGGCACCCCTACTCGGAGGAGTTCCTCTACTGCGTGCGCGGCCTCGTCACCGCCCGGCTGGACGGTGAGCACCAGGTCCTGGGCGCCGACCACGGCGTGTGCATCCCGATCGGCATGCGCCATCGCATCGTCAACACGGGCGACGAGACCGCGTTCCTGGTCTTCCACCTCAGCCCACTGGCGCCCCGTCCCGACCTCGGCCACGTCGACACCGAGGCGGTGCTGAACCCGGACGCGCCGCACGCCCCGATCATCCAGTCGGGCCCCCACGCCCACACCGTCACCGTCACCGCCGACACCGCCGACACCGCCGACACCGCCCACATCGCCGACGCCCTGTCCGCCGGGGCCAGACGGTGA
- a CDS encoding SRPBCC family protein encodes MSGHTDNSILIDADIDTVWTITNDLPTWPDLFTEYASVDIIESNGNTFKFRLTMHPDENGTAWSWVSERTLDPVNRQVRAYRVETGPFEYMHIHWTYTPEGTGTRMRWVQDFHMRPAAPLNDEQMTARINTNTAREMAVIRDKVERAAAAARPAPLAVAVPEQV; translated from the coding sequence GTGAGTGGGCATACCGACAACTCGATTCTGATCGACGCCGACATCGACACGGTCTGGACCATCACCAACGATCTGCCCACGTGGCCCGACCTGTTCACGGAGTACGCGTCGGTGGACATCATCGAGAGCAACGGGAATACCTTCAAGTTCCGGCTCACCATGCACCCGGACGAGAACGGAACGGCGTGGAGCTGGGTGTCGGAACGGACGCTCGACCCGGTGAACCGGCAGGTCCGCGCCTACCGCGTCGAGACCGGGCCGTTCGAGTACATGCACATCCACTGGACCTACACCCCGGAGGGCACCGGTACCCGGATGCGCTGGGTGCAGGACTTCCACATGCGCCCGGCGGCGCCGCTCAACGACGAGCAGATGACCGCCCGGATCAACACCAACACCGCCCGGGAGATGGCCGTGATCCGGGACAAGGTCGAGCGGGCCGCCGCGGCCGCGCGGCCCGCCCCGCTCGCCGTGGCCGTGCCGGAACAGGTCTGA
- a CDS encoding acyl carrier protein, with amino-acid sequence MPQQWTADALLDFLVEQAGLPPEDRPTDLAVTFLDIGLDSLAYLQLSAEVVGAFGVDLPAEMPDDYTLAEILDTVNAALGERETV; translated from the coding sequence ATGCCCCAGCAGTGGACGGCCGACGCCCTGCTCGACTTTCTCGTCGAGCAGGCCGGGCTGCCCCCGGAGGACCGCCCCACCGACCTGGCCGTGACGTTCCTGGACATCGGCCTGGACTCGCTGGCCTACCTCCAGCTTTCGGCGGAGGTGGTCGGCGCCTTCGGGGTGGACCTGCCGGCCGAGATGCCCGACGACTACACCCTCGCCGAGATTCTCGACACCGTGAACGCCGCGCTGGGCGAGCGCGAAACGGTCTGA
- a CDS encoding TcmI family type II polyketide cyclase produces MPAVAGSQPAATPSEKPTHRTLIVARMNPADADAVAETFAESDAGELPGIVGVTRRELFEFHGLYFHLIDAPADIAPTVSDVRGHPLFVDVNTKLEKFITAYEPATWRGPRDAMARSFYHWSAG; encoded by the coding sequence GTGCCCGCAGTTGCCGGATCGCAGCCCGCCGCCACACCGTCGGAAAAGCCGACGCACCGCACGCTGATCGTGGCGAGAATGAACCCCGCCGACGCCGACGCCGTCGCGGAGACCTTCGCCGAGTCCGATGCGGGAGAACTCCCCGGCATCGTCGGCGTCACCCGCCGCGAGCTGTTCGAGTTCCACGGGCTCTACTTCCATCTCATCGACGCGCCGGCCGATATCGCGCCGACCGTCTCCGACGTGCGCGGGCATCCGCTGTTCGTCGATGTGAACACGAAGCTGGAGAAGTTCATCACCGCCTACGAACCGGCGACCTGGCGGGGACCGCGGGACGCGATGGCGCGCAGCTTCTACCACTGGTCGGCCGGCTGA
- a CDS encoding LuxR C-terminal-related transcriptional regulator, which translates to MNATDDCSDLTSTSAPPAVGPTAPPPARQGGHDPAPEPVPGKGRALDILGLDDDALSAYRLWLRHGSLSVSEAAQMLGEPAGGVGRIRDRLVELGLLLASRDRPGRFVAVHPEAGLDHLLQAQHEQLIRRHERLVRARAQVSVFVSDYLEGRPGPDTVEVQRIDGVDQARAELLTLVGRAEREVLTLRTRRGWSAALSADVMPVELRALRRGVVMRSVLPRSLRLDERGAGYVRTVAAHGLDARVTDDPRLDATTIDGRVGLVRLARGGIGTGGHTLLVRTPELTAVLLTLFEQVWEIAEPLGGGSTQTGGEESADDPSDTERLLLRLLSLGVKDEAAARHLGVSVRTVRRMIADLMSRLDARSRFQAGTLASRRGWL; encoded by the coding sequence GTGAACGCCACGGACGACTGTTCGGACCTGACCAGCACGAGCGCCCCGCCCGCGGTGGGCCCGACCGCCCCGCCCCCGGCCCGCCAGGGAGGTCACGATCCGGCTCCCGAGCCGGTTCCCGGGAAGGGCCGAGCGCTCGACATCCTCGGTCTGGACGACGACGCGCTGTCCGCCTATCGGCTCTGGCTGCGCCACGGTTCGCTGAGCGTCTCCGAGGCGGCGCAGATGCTCGGGGAACCGGCGGGCGGCGTCGGCCGGATCCGCGACCGGCTGGTCGAGCTCGGCCTGCTGCTGGCCTCCCGGGACCGGCCCGGACGCTTCGTCGCCGTCCATCCCGAGGCCGGCCTGGACCATCTGCTCCAGGCCCAGCACGAGCAGCTCATCCGCCGCCACGAGCGGCTCGTGCGGGCCCGGGCACAGGTGAGCGTCTTCGTCTCGGACTACCTGGAGGGCCGCCCCGGACCGGACACCGTCGAGGTGCAGCGCATCGACGGCGTCGACCAGGCCCGCGCCGAGCTGCTCACCCTCGTCGGCCGGGCCGAGCGAGAGGTGCTCACCCTGCGCACCCGCCGCGGCTGGTCGGCGGCGCTGTCCGCCGACGTCATGCCGGTCGAGCTGCGGGCGCTGCGGCGCGGGGTCGTGATGCGCAGCGTGCTGCCGCGCTCGCTGCGCCTCGACGAACGGGGCGCCGGCTACGTGCGCACCGTGGCCGCGCACGGCCTCGACGCGCGCGTCACCGACGACCCGCGGCTGGACGCCACCACCATCGACGGCCGCGTCGGGCTCGTCCGGCTGGCCCGCGGCGGCATCGGCACGGGCGGCCACACGCTGCTCGTGCGGACGCCCGAGCTCACCGCCGTCCTGCTCACCCTGTTCGAGCAGGTCTGGGAGATCGCCGAGCCGCTCGGCGGCGGGTCGACGCAGACCGGCGGCGAGGAGTCCGCGGACGACCCCTCCGACACCGAGCGGCTGTTGCTGCGCCTGCTCAGCCTCGGCGTCAAGGACGAGGCCGCCGCCCGCCATCTCGGTGTCTCCGTGCGCACCGTGCGCCGCATGATCGCGGACCTGATGTCCCGCCTCGACGCCCGCAGCCGTTTCCAGGCCGGCACTCTCGCCTCCCGCCGCGGCTGGCTCTGA
- a CDS encoding GTP-binding protein: MDYRPSNKDSWPDNKDSWPDNKGSWPDNKGSWSDRARSPETAAPHPVKIIIAGGFGVGKTTFVGAVSEIPPLTTEAAMTAASIGIDDTSSVSAKTTTTVAMDFGRITLIDSVILYLFGTPGQDRFWFMWDELVLGAIGAVVLVDTRRLADSFPAIDYFEERDIPFLIALNRFDGAREYRVEDVRAALDLDPRRPVVFCDARQRESVRQSLVSLVRHALDVVSAESAGRPSLPQRSG, from the coding sequence ATGGACTACAGGCCCTCTAACAAGGATTCGTGGCCCGACAACAAGGATTCGTGGCCCGACAACAAGGGCTCGTGGCCCGACAACAAGGGCTCCTGGTCCGACCGGGCGCGCTCGCCCGAGACGGCGGCGCCCCATCCGGTAAAGATCATCATTGCCGGCGGGTTCGGCGTCGGGAAGACGACGTTCGTCGGCGCGGTCAGCGAGATCCCACCGTTGACCACGGAGGCCGCGATGACGGCCGCCAGCATCGGCATCGACGACACCAGCTCGGTCAGCGCGAAGACGACGACGACCGTCGCGATGGACTTCGGGCGGATCACGCTCATCGACAGCGTCATCCTCTACCTGTTCGGCACGCCCGGGCAGGACCGGTTCTGGTTCATGTGGGACGAGCTGGTCCTCGGCGCGATCGGCGCGGTGGTGCTCGTCGACACCCGGCGGCTGGCGGACTCCTTCCCCGCCATCGACTACTTCGAGGAGCGCGACATCCCGTTCCTCATCGCACTGAACCGTTTCGACGGCGCCCGCGAGTACCGCGTCGAGGACGTCCGCGCGGCGCTCGACCTCGACCCGCGCCGGCCGGTGGTGTTCTGCGACGCCCGCCAGCGCGAGTCGGTCCGCCAGTCGCTGGTCTCGCTGGTCCGCCATGCGCTTGACGTGGTCTCCGCCGAGTCGGCCGGCCGGCCGAGCCTGCCGCAGCGGTCCGGGTGA
- a CDS encoding DUF742 domain-containing protein, with amino-acid sequence MSQDEEWFDDDAGPVVRPYAVTGGRTRPTNRALELVALVTTTPNGRLMGATLEMEQRSIALLCQRVQSIVEISARLDLPLGVVRVLVGDMLDAGLVTVNRPVRSSDRPSAALIEKVLDGLQAL; translated from the coding sequence ATGTCGCAGGACGAGGAATGGTTCGACGATGATGCGGGTCCGGTCGTCCGGCCCTACGCCGTCACCGGCGGTCGGACCCGGCCCACCAACCGGGCGCTGGAGCTGGTGGCGCTGGTGACCACCACTCCCAACGGACGGCTGATGGGCGCGACGCTGGAGATGGAGCAGCGCTCGATCGCGCTGCTCTGCCAGCGCGTGCAGTCGATCGTCGAGATCTCGGCGCGGCTGGATCTGCCGCTCGGCGTCGTGCGGGTTCTCGTCGGCGACATGCTCGACGCCGGGCTGGTCACGGTGAACCGACCCGTCCGCTCGTCCGACCGTCCTTCCGCCGCCCTCATCGAAAAGGTGCTCGATGGACTACAGGCCCTCTAA